From the genome of Pseudanabaena sp. FACHB-2040, one region includes:
- a CDS encoding anthranilate synthase component I family protein: MIFPAFDQFQACAQQGNFVPVYQEWVADLDTPVSAWYKVCAGQPYSFLLESIEGGETLGRYSLLGCDPLWVLESCGDKTTQTHRDGSVELFCGNPFDILCQCLAPYRPVKLPELPAGIGGLFGFWGYELIRWIEPTVTVHPPVAGDLPDGIWMQVDSLLIFDQVQRKVWAVAYADLRQPGLDLRAAYEEACDRVRQLVAKLGSPLPEKNALLSWASPGNTQTAPLQYTSNRSPEEFCASVEKAKDHIRAGDIFQVVISQRLSTSYSGDPFDLYRSLRLINPSPYMAYFHFQDWQIIGSSPEVMVKATHGAMPDSPKLATVRPIAGTRPRGKTSQEDRAYEQDLLQDPKEIAEHVMLVDLGRNDLGRVCLSGSVKVNELMVIERYSHVMHIVSNVVGELDPEKTAWELLKACFPAGTVSGAPKIRAMQIIHDLEPCRRGPYSGVYGYYDFEGQLNTAIAIRTMVVRQQADGSYQVSVQAGAGLVADSVPEKEYQETLNKAKGMLEAIRCLQPPLRVEPSD, from the coding sequence ATGATTTTTCCAGCCTTTGACCAATTTCAAGCCTGTGCCCAGCAGGGAAACTTTGTGCCGGTTTATCAGGAGTGGGTAGCCGATCTCGATACGCCCGTTTCTGCCTGGTATAAGGTCTGTGCTGGGCAGCCCTACAGCTTTTTGCTGGAGTCAATCGAGGGGGGAGAAACGCTAGGGCGCTATAGCCTGCTGGGCTGTGACCCGCTTTGGGTGTTGGAAAGCTGCGGTGATAAAACTACCCAAACTCACCGGGATGGGTCGGTTGAGCTGTTTTGCGGCAATCCGTTTGATATTCTGTGCCAGTGCCTGGCTCCTTACCGCCCGGTCAAGCTGCCAGAACTGCCAGCAGGCATTGGTGGATTGTTTGGCTTTTGGGGGTATGAGCTAATCCGCTGGATTGAGCCCACAGTAACAGTTCACCCACCGGTTGCTGGAGATTTGCCGGACGGCATCTGGATGCAGGTGGACAGTCTGCTAATTTTTGACCAGGTGCAGCGAAAGGTCTGGGCGGTTGCTTACGCCGACCTACGACAGCCAGGGCTAGACCTGAGGGCAGCTTACGAGGAGGCGTGCGATCGCGTTCGTCAACTGGTTGCCAAGCTGGGTTCACCTCTGCCAGAGAAAAATGCGCTGCTATCCTGGGCATCGCCAGGCAATACTCAAACGGCTCCGCTGCAGTACACTAGCAACCGCAGCCCAGAAGAGTTTTGTGCCAGCGTAGAAAAAGCTAAAGACCACATTCGGGCAGGAGACATTTTTCAGGTCGTCATTTCCCAGCGCCTGTCTACTTCCTATAGCGGCGATCCTTTTGATCTGTACCGCTCCCTGCGGCTGATCAACCCTTCGCCCTACATGGCCTACTTCCACTTCCAAGACTGGCAGATTATTGGCTCCAGTCCAGAGGTCATGGTCAAGGCTACCCACGGGGCAATGCCCGATTCACCTAAGCTAGCAACGGTGCGCCCGATCGCAGGCACCCGACCTCGGGGCAAAACTTCCCAGGAAGATCGGGCCTATGAACAAGACTTGCTGCAAGACCCCAAGGAAATCGCCGAACACGTCATGCTGGTAGACTTGGGCCGCAATGACTTGGGCCGGGTTTGCCTCAGCGGTTCGGTTAAGGTTAATGAGCTGATGGTGATTGAGCGCTACTCCCACGTTATGCACATTGTCAGTAACGTGGTTGGCGAACTGGACCCCGAAAAAACTGCCTGGGAGCTGCTCAAAGCCTGTTTCCCAGCAGGAACCGTCAGCGGTGCCCCCAAAATTCGGGCCATGCAGATTATTCACGATCTAGAGCCCTGTCGCCGGGGGCCTTACTCTGGCGTCTACGGCTACTACGACTTTGAAGGGCAGCTGAATACTGCGATCGCAATTCGCACCATGGTCGTTCGGCAGCAGGCCGATGGCAGCTATCAGGTCAGCGTTCAGGCCGGAGCCGGACTTGTGGCCGACTCTGTTCCCGAAAAGGAGTACCAGGAAACCCTCAACAAAGCCAAGGGAATGCTGGAGGCCATTCGTTGCCTCCAGCCCCCCCTACGGGTTGAGCCCAGCGATTAA
- a CDS encoding photosystem I reaction center subunit II PsaD, protein MPETLTGQTPFFGGNTGGLLTKAAVEEKYAITWTSPKEQVFEMPTGGSAIMHEGDNLLYLARKEQCIALTRQLRTKYKPRMENYKIYRIFPSGEIQYLHPADGVFPEKVNEGRSAVNSIGRNIGSNPDPAIVKFSGKTPYEV, encoded by the coding sequence ATGCCTGAAACTCTAACTGGACAAACTCCTTTTTTTGGTGGTAATACTGGCGGTCTGCTTACCAAAGCTGCCGTCGAAGAAAAATACGCCATCACCTGGACTAGCCCCAAAGAGCAAGTGTTTGAAATGCCTACCGGTGGTTCCGCCATCATGCATGAAGGCGATAACCTGCTGTACTTGGCTCGTAAAGAGCAGTGCATTGCCCTGACCCGGCAGCTGCGCACCAAGTACAAGCCCAGAATGGAGAACTATAAGATCTACCGCATTTTCCCTAGCGGCGAGATCCAGTATCTGCACCCGGCTGACGGCGTTTTCCCCGAAAAGGTGAACGAGGGCCGGAGCGCTGTCAACAGCATCGGTCGCAACATCGGCTCCAATCCCGACCCCGCGATTGTCAAGTTCAGCGGCAAGACCCCTTACGAGGTCTAA
- a CDS encoding DICT sensory domain-containing protein, producing the protein MSNPTSVVEELLQAIPQLRPQLYFKTSLTALSHAMEDQVLAGTEPPLVIASFQQERFYRQESSRYARIADVTDQVYVLSASGTSFTNRSDIYETIAFEEGDALAQEWHLLVMGLTYSACLICRERSPISLVNRSTGTALEQNRRFEGIWTQDRFVSQQAALKLLSRIEVYRPELADKIEAARQKFLGEDLAPALLLDGGSSDPFVQRLITYLQAGQYKLLKAYKAISAQEQRERLVNSITSAIRQSLDPEEIFQITVRELGQALEVCRCLIYPYSPGAGEVVIRNQHLKPSVPSLMDQTWPLTNNPLFEYVQDAQETVSIEDTQAQDSPYRQEIDAVMPLVERWGIQSWMLVPLIYQKRLLGMIELHHCQSTPYQWTEDDKALVDAIAAQLSVALIQADAYANLQDLNRQLEALDRTRSNLIAITGHELRTPLSTIQVCLESLASEPDMPLELRQVMLQAALEDAERMRKLVQDFLTLSRLESGRIEWNLESLALQECVDLSLSSVQARQGNTPCASLKVKIPSKAPLVRADGEWLVEVLVKLLDNACKFTGPDDTITIEARRYNDQMMEVIVTDTGRGIEPDRLEIVFDRFYQEEGALRRTTGGTGLGLAMCRQIVEGIGGQIWATSAGKDQGSQFHFTLPIAQGGLEPPSRPARTASPRSGSRRSAKGQKSVLLGD; encoded by the coding sequence ATGAGCAACCCTACTTCCGTTGTGGAAGAATTGCTACAGGCGATTCCCCAGCTCAGACCTCAGCTTTACTTCAAGACCTCCCTGACGGCTTTGTCCCACGCGATGGAGGACCAAGTCCTTGCGGGTACAGAGCCGCCCCTGGTGATCGCCAGCTTTCAGCAGGAGCGGTTTTATCGGCAGGAGTCTAGTCGCTACGCCCGCATCGCCGATGTCACCGACCAGGTTTACGTGCTTTCGGCCAGTGGCACTAGCTTTACCAATCGCTCAGATATCTACGAAACTATTGCCTTTGAGGAAGGGGACGCGCTGGCCCAGGAGTGGCACCTGCTAGTGATGGGGCTGACCTACAGCGCCTGCCTAATTTGTCGTGAGCGATCGCCCATTTCCCTGGTCAATCGCTCTACTGGCACTGCTCTAGAGCAAAACCGTCGATTTGAGGGCATCTGGACTCAAGATCGCTTTGTGAGTCAGCAGGCAGCCTTGAAGCTGCTCAGCCGAATTGAGGTCTATCGCCCTGAACTGGCCGACAAGATTGAGGCAGCCCGCCAGAAGTTTCTGGGTGAAGACCTGGCTCCAGCGCTACTGCTCGACGGCGGTAGCTCAGATCCCTTTGTGCAACGGCTAATTACTTACCTGCAAGCCGGTCAGTATAAGCTGCTTAAGGCTTACAAGGCGATTTCGGCCCAAGAGCAGCGGGAACGGCTGGTCAACTCGATTACCTCTGCGATTCGGCAGTCCCTAGACCCAGAGGAGATTTTTCAAATTACGGTGCGGGAGTTGGGGCAGGCATTAGAGGTTTGCCGCTGCCTGATCTACCCCTACAGCCCTGGAGCTGGGGAAGTGGTAATTCGTAATCAGCACCTCAAGCCCTCAGTACCCTCGCTGATGGATCAGACTTGGCCCCTGACAAACAACCCCCTGTTTGAGTATGTTCAAGACGCTCAGGAGACAGTGTCGATTGAAGATACCCAAGCCCAAGATTCTCCCTATCGGCAGGAGATCGATGCCGTCATGCCGCTGGTAGAGCGGTGGGGCATTCAGTCTTGGATGCTGGTGCCGCTGATCTACCAGAAGCGGCTGCTGGGGATGATTGAGCTGCACCACTGTCAGTCCACCCCCTACCAGTGGACTGAGGATGATAAAGCGCTGGTAGATGCGATCGCAGCCCAGCTCAGCGTCGCCCTGATCCAGGCCGATGCGTATGCCAACCTGCAGGATCTCAACCGCCAGCTCGAAGCGCTAGATCGCACCCGCAGCAATCTCATTGCCATCACTGGCCATGAACTTAGAACCCCCCTCTCGACCATTCAGGTCTGCTTGGAAAGCTTAGCTAGTGAGCCCGATATGCCGCTGGAGCTGCGCCAAGTCATGCTGCAAGCAGCCTTAGAAGATGCCGAACGCATGCGAAAGCTGGTGCAGGATTTCCTCACCCTGTCCCGCCTTGAGAGCGGTCGCATTGAGTGGAACCTAGAATCCTTGGCGCTGCAGGAATGCGTAGACCTGTCTTTGAGTAGCGTTCAGGCCCGCCAAGGCAATACGCCCTGCGCCTCCCTCAAAGTCAAGATCCCCAGCAAAGCGCCTCTAGTGCGAGCCGACGGAGAATGGCTGGTAGAAGTGCTAGTCAAACTCTTGGACAATGCCTGCAAATTTACCGGCCCCGACGACACCATTACCATTGAGGCCCGGCGTTACAACGACCAAATGATGGAGGTCATCGTCACCGACACTGGGCGAGGCATCGAGCCCGATCGGCTAGAGATTGTCTTTGATCGCTTCTACCAGGAGGAGGGAGCCCTGCGCCGAACCACAGGCGGCACAGGGCTGGGTCTGGCCATGTGCCGTCAAATCGTTGAAGGTATTGGTGGGCAAATCTGGGCCACCTCAGCTGGAAAGGATCAGGGCAGCCAGTTTCACTTCACGCTACCGATAGCCCAGGGAGGGCTGGAGCCACCCAGCCGCCCAGCCAGAACTGCCAGCCCTCGAAGCGGATCGCGGCGCTCTGCAAAGGGGCAGAAGTCGGTTTTGCTGGGCGATTGA